One window of Phalacrocorax carbo chromosome 1, bPhaCar2.1, whole genome shotgun sequence genomic DNA carries:
- the SENP7 gene encoding sentrin-specific protease 7 isoform X6, translating to MEGRTSSSCHWKLSANNREPSTKRKRQKDRGRHSSNNEESIGQPKVILTNVLRTKIGRKYTQAQLKTGADLSDAGKLQSDQPPSSSAANLKIWQILNPTLQSLFLSKRQPKVILTNVLRTKTGRKYIDSHVIIDADLSDADKLQARQLPSSSVASLQTCQILSSPHDSSLLSERSEHCLRKTNGDLCKLTKASKEPEKTNVFNFRRWELQKKENKNYDELGKRSRNVNSTTPSQKELGSFDSEKRKRRSSGHISDDCNVHIPEKSLLLSKEQKLSSTRSPGCRTWCEDGQSCTSNTILMPDCIPQPLERDSKGISTCNHLRLGHSCTEELGSESPPRNLSEKQFSATREDVISPRVSTIRKLKMDTSQYLSKLRNRICRGNPQLVSVDPIVLSSDDEEGPSEPTCTVLLQDKVSDNEETDQQPEFGFSAKQLEDKMESHTELFLTESIEDKCPISLSSGSTPRKKMNLALDVEFDSLYIGKFKWLSTGPARFTTKDITIPFQVALNKNIKLTVDTLDLRRFGLWRSGGGCSTTTIIFLWFSVDYVEKIETQLGKLVISEPSKCSEFVFLELSQPFAEWEEDRLTELITDVSKKNRAPDLPDFLSLKQALPLFKDLSPEESSFLSSNKDLLKQCMPKKNTSDAYQPAVQESKRKVVRPSYALANTQNSGCYSISLSSALNEEWEEVRETGAVKNLIVYPPPPAKGGLGVTREDLECLEYGEFLNDVIIDFYLKYLLLEKAPKHLADRTHIFSSFFYKCLTRTEKNSEGDLNVSVAQRRHRRVRTWTRHINIFSKDYIFVPVNEESHWYIAVICFPWLEEAVYEECPQQNPLYHQRQQSSLRSESENTRTDSVLAFPGNCKDEEEMDANRSLFSKGGNEIATSASVLDSGISKISLSNSNSQICKRPCILILDSLKAGSVQKTVQVLREYLEVEWEAKRKTHRVFNKSTMIDLCPRVPKQDNTSDCGVYLLQYVESFFENPIVNFEEPLQLEKWFPRQLIRSKREEIRDLILQLHFQQHSGSSS from the exons ATGGAAGGAAGAACATCATCTTCATGTCAT tggaaattaAGTGCTAACAACAGAGAACCTTCCACAAAACgaaaaaggcaaaaggaccGTGGCAGACACAGCTCTAATAATGAAGAATCAATTGG GCAACCCAAAGTTATCTTGACGAATGTCCTGAGGAcgaaaataggaagaaaatacacACAGGCGCAACTTAAAACTGGTGCTGATTTGTCTGACGCTGGCAAGCTGCAGTCAGATCAACCACCCTCATCATCTGCTGCCAACCTAAAGATATGGCAAATTTTAAATCCTACTCTCCAAAGCCTTTTTCTGTCTAAAAG GCAACCCAAAGTTATTTTGACAAATGTCCTGAGGACGAAAACGGGAAGAAAATACATAGACAGCCATGTAATAATTGATGCAGATTTATCTGATGCTGACAAATTACAAGCAAGACAACTACCCTCGTCATCTGTTGCCAGCCTACAGACATGTCAGATATTAAGTTCTCCTCATGACAGTTCTCTTCTGTCTGAAAG GTCTGAGCATTGCCTGAGAAAGACAAATGGTGATCTGTGTAAATTGACCAAGGCTTCTAAGGAACCAGAAAAAACCAATGTCTTCAATTTTAGAAgatgggagctgcagaagaaag AAAACAAGAACTATGATGAACTGGGAAAGAGGAGCAGAAACGTCAACAGCACCACTCCTAGTCAGAAGGAATTGGGCTCTTTTGAttctgagaaaaggaaaagaagatctAGTGGCCATATTTCTGATGATTGTAATGTACACATTCCAGAAAAATCACTTCTATTGTCT AAAGAGCAAAAATTGAGCTCAACTCGGTCTCCTGGCTGCAGAACATGGTGTGAGGATGGACAAAGTTGCACATCTAACACAATTCTGATGCCAGATTGTATTCCACAGCCATTAGAGAGAGACTCTAAAGGCATTTCCACGTGCAACCACTTAAGGCTTGGTCACAGCTGCACAGAGGAACTTGGCTCAGAGTCTCCTCCCAGAAATTTGTCCGAGAAGCAGTTTTCTGCCACCAGAGAGGATGTGATTTCACCACGAGTTAGTACCATCAGGAAACTCAAGATGGACACATCACAGTACCTGAGCAAGCTGCGGAACAGAATCTGCAGGGGTAATCCGCAACTTGTTTCAGTTGATCCAA ttgtTCTTTCCAGTGATGATGAAGAGGGACCTTCTGAGCCAACAtgcacagtgctgctgcaggataAAGTCTCTGACAATGAAGAAACAGACCAACAGCCTGAGTTTGGTTTCTCAGCAAAGCAATTGGAAGACAAGATGGAAAGTCACACAGAGCTG tttttAACAGAGTCAATTGAAGATAAATGTCCTATCAGCTTATCTTCTGGAAGCACACCTAGAAAAAAGATGAACCTAGCATTGGATGTTGAATTTGATAGTCTATACATTGGGAAATTTAAATGGTTATCAACAGGTCCTGCTAGG TTTACAACCAAGGATATTACAATCCCATTTCAGG TAGCTCTTAATAAGAATATTAAGCTGACAGTGGATACTCTGGATCTGAGGAGGTTTGGCTTATGGAGAAGCGGTGGTGGCTGTTCAACAACAACAATCATTTTCCTCTGGTTTTCTGTGGATTATGTAGAAAAGATTGAAACCCAATTAGGAAAGTTAGTTATCAGCGAACCAT ccAAATGTAGTGAATTTGTATTTCTTGAACTGTCCCAACCATTCGCAGAATGGGAAGAAGACAGACTGACTGAACTGATTACAGATGTGAGCAAGAAGAACAGAGCACCAGATCTCCCTGactttttgtctttgaaacaaGCATTACCCTTGTTTAAGGATCTTTCTCCTGAAGAGAGCTCTTTTTTGAGTTCCAATAAGGATCTACTAAAGCAATGTATGCCAAAAAAGAATACCTCAGATGCCTATCAGCCTGCAGTTCAG GAATCAAAACGAAAAGTGGTGAGGCCCAGTTATGCCCTTGCAAATACACAGAATAGTGGTTGCTATTCTATCTCTCTGTCCTCTGCGCTGAATGAAGAATGGGAAGAAGTAAGAGAAACTGGAGCAGTTAAGAA TTTAATTGTTTATCCACCCCCACCTGCAAAAGGAGGACTGGGAGTCACAAGAGAAGACCTAGAGTGCTTAGAATATGGAGAGTTTCTCAATGATGTCATCATTGATTTCTATCTTAA ATACCTCTTGTTGGAGAAGGCGCCAAAACATCTCGCTGATCGTACACACATTTTTAGTAGTTTCTTCTATAAGTGCCTGACCAGGACAGAAAAAAACTCTGAGGGGGATCTCAATGTTTC AGTGGCACAGAGAAGACATAGAAGAGTAAGAACATGGACTCGTCATATAAACATCTTCAGTAAAGATTATATCTTTGTTCCTGTGAATGAGGA GTCTCATTGGtacattgcagttatctgttTTCCTTGGTTAGAAGAAGCTGTGTATGAGGAGTGTCCCCAGCAGAATCCATTATATCACCAGCGTCAACAATCTTCACTTCGGTCAGAGAGTGAGAACACTAGAACTGATTCAGTGTTGGCCTTTCCTGGTAACTGCAAGGACGAAGAAGAAATGGATGCTAACAGAAGTTTATTCTCAAAAG GTGGCAATGAAATTGCTACTTCTGCTTCAGTCCTGGATTCAGGTATTTCTAAA ATCTCCCTAAGTAATTCCAACAGCCAGATTTGTAAAAG GCCTTGTATACTCATCTTAGATTCTTTGAAAGCTGGTTCTGTGCAGAAAACAGTTCAGGTTTTAAGAGA
- the SENP7 gene encoding sentrin-specific protease 7 isoform X4, translating into MEGRTSSSCHFRIPKKKKTTKSEDVQGQSPLARLPGSHHWDYPLKEWKLSANNREPSTKRKRQKDRGRHSSNNEESIGQPKVILTNVLRTKIGRKYTQAQLKTGADLSDAGKLQSDQPPSSSAANLKIWQILNPTLQSLFLSKRQPKVILTNVLRTKTGRKYIDSHVIIDADLSDADKLQARQLPSSSVASLQTCQILSSPHDSSLLSERSEHCLRKTNGDLCKLTKASKEPEKTNVFNFRRWELQKKENKNYDELGKRSRNVNSTTPSQKELGSFDSEKRKRRSSGHISDDCNVHIPEKSLLLSKEQKLSSTRSPGCRTWCEDGQSCTSNTILMPDCIPQPLERDSKGISTCNHLRLGHSCTEELGSESPPRNLSEKQFSATREDVISPRVSTIRKLKMDTSQYLSKLRNRICRGNPQLVSVDPIVLSSDDEEGPSEPTCTVLLQDKVSDNEETDQQPEFGFSAKQLEDKMESHTELFLTESIEDKCPISLSSGSTPRKKMNLALDVEFDSLYIGKFKWLSTGPARFTTKDITIPFQVALNKNIKLTVDTLDLRRFGLWRSGGGCSTTTIIFLWFSVDYVEKIETQLGKLVISEPSKCSEFVFLELSQPFAEWEEDRLTELITDVSKKNRAPDLPDFLSLKQALPLFKDLSPEESSFLSSNKDLLKQCMPKKNTSDAYQPAVQESKRKVVRPSYALANTQNSGCYSISLSSALNEEWEEVRETGAVKNLIVYPPPPAKGGLGVTREDLECLEYGEFLNDVIIDFYLKYLLLEKAPKHLADRTHIFSSFFYKCLTRTEKNSEGDLNVSVAQRRHRRVRTWTRHINIFSKDYIFVPVNEESHWYIAVICFPWLEEAVYEECPQQNPLYHQRQQSSLRSESENTRTDSVLAFPGNCKDEEEMDANRSLFSKGGNEIATSASVLDSGISKISLSNSNSQICKRPCILILDSLKAGSVQKTVQVLREYLEVEWEAKRKTHRVFNKSTMIDLCPRVPKQDNTSDCGVYLLQYVESFFENPIVNFEEPLQLEKWFPRQLIRSKREEIRDLILQLHFQQHSGSSS; encoded by the exons ATGGAAGGAAGAACATCATCTTCATGTCAT TTTCGTataccaaagaagaaaaaaaccaccaagtcAGAGGATGTCCAAGGTCAGTCCCCTTTGGCAAGGCTCCCAGGCTCCCACCATTGGGACTACCCTTTAAAAGAG tggaaattaAGTGCTAACAACAGAGAACCTTCCACAAAACgaaaaaggcaaaaggaccGTGGCAGACACAGCTCTAATAATGAAGAATCAATTGG GCAACCCAAAGTTATCTTGACGAATGTCCTGAGGAcgaaaataggaagaaaatacacACAGGCGCAACTTAAAACTGGTGCTGATTTGTCTGACGCTGGCAAGCTGCAGTCAGATCAACCACCCTCATCATCTGCTGCCAACCTAAAGATATGGCAAATTTTAAATCCTACTCTCCAAAGCCTTTTTCTGTCTAAAAG GCAACCCAAAGTTATTTTGACAAATGTCCTGAGGACGAAAACGGGAAGAAAATACATAGACAGCCATGTAATAATTGATGCAGATTTATCTGATGCTGACAAATTACAAGCAAGACAACTACCCTCGTCATCTGTTGCCAGCCTACAGACATGTCAGATATTAAGTTCTCCTCATGACAGTTCTCTTCTGTCTGAAAG GTCTGAGCATTGCCTGAGAAAGACAAATGGTGATCTGTGTAAATTGACCAAGGCTTCTAAGGAACCAGAAAAAACCAATGTCTTCAATTTTAGAAgatgggagctgcagaagaaag AAAACAAGAACTATGATGAACTGGGAAAGAGGAGCAGAAACGTCAACAGCACCACTCCTAGTCAGAAGGAATTGGGCTCTTTTGAttctgagaaaaggaaaagaagatctAGTGGCCATATTTCTGATGATTGTAATGTACACATTCCAGAAAAATCACTTCTATTGTCT AAAGAGCAAAAATTGAGCTCAACTCGGTCTCCTGGCTGCAGAACATGGTGTGAGGATGGACAAAGTTGCACATCTAACACAATTCTGATGCCAGATTGTATTCCACAGCCATTAGAGAGAGACTCTAAAGGCATTTCCACGTGCAACCACTTAAGGCTTGGTCACAGCTGCACAGAGGAACTTGGCTCAGAGTCTCCTCCCAGAAATTTGTCCGAGAAGCAGTTTTCTGCCACCAGAGAGGATGTGATTTCACCACGAGTTAGTACCATCAGGAAACTCAAGATGGACACATCACAGTACCTGAGCAAGCTGCGGAACAGAATCTGCAGGGGTAATCCGCAACTTGTTTCAGTTGATCCAA ttgtTCTTTCCAGTGATGATGAAGAGGGACCTTCTGAGCCAACAtgcacagtgctgctgcaggataAAGTCTCTGACAATGAAGAAACAGACCAACAGCCTGAGTTTGGTTTCTCAGCAAAGCAATTGGAAGACAAGATGGAAAGTCACACAGAGCTG tttttAACAGAGTCAATTGAAGATAAATGTCCTATCAGCTTATCTTCTGGAAGCACACCTAGAAAAAAGATGAACCTAGCATTGGATGTTGAATTTGATAGTCTATACATTGGGAAATTTAAATGGTTATCAACAGGTCCTGCTAGG TTTACAACCAAGGATATTACAATCCCATTTCAGG TAGCTCTTAATAAGAATATTAAGCTGACAGTGGATACTCTGGATCTGAGGAGGTTTGGCTTATGGAGAAGCGGTGGTGGCTGTTCAACAACAACAATCATTTTCCTCTGGTTTTCTGTGGATTATGTAGAAAAGATTGAAACCCAATTAGGAAAGTTAGTTATCAGCGAACCAT ccAAATGTAGTGAATTTGTATTTCTTGAACTGTCCCAACCATTCGCAGAATGGGAAGAAGACAGACTGACTGAACTGATTACAGATGTGAGCAAGAAGAACAGAGCACCAGATCTCCCTGactttttgtctttgaaacaaGCATTACCCTTGTTTAAGGATCTTTCTCCTGAAGAGAGCTCTTTTTTGAGTTCCAATAAGGATCTACTAAAGCAATGTATGCCAAAAAAGAATACCTCAGATGCCTATCAGCCTGCAGTTCAG GAATCAAAACGAAAAGTGGTGAGGCCCAGTTATGCCCTTGCAAATACACAGAATAGTGGTTGCTATTCTATCTCTCTGTCCTCTGCGCTGAATGAAGAATGGGAAGAAGTAAGAGAAACTGGAGCAGTTAAGAA TTTAATTGTTTATCCACCCCCACCTGCAAAAGGAGGACTGGGAGTCACAAGAGAAGACCTAGAGTGCTTAGAATATGGAGAGTTTCTCAATGATGTCATCATTGATTTCTATCTTAA ATACCTCTTGTTGGAGAAGGCGCCAAAACATCTCGCTGATCGTACACACATTTTTAGTAGTTTCTTCTATAAGTGCCTGACCAGGACAGAAAAAAACTCTGAGGGGGATCTCAATGTTTC AGTGGCACAGAGAAGACATAGAAGAGTAAGAACATGGACTCGTCATATAAACATCTTCAGTAAAGATTATATCTTTGTTCCTGTGAATGAGGA GTCTCATTGGtacattgcagttatctgttTTCCTTGGTTAGAAGAAGCTGTGTATGAGGAGTGTCCCCAGCAGAATCCATTATATCACCAGCGTCAACAATCTTCACTTCGGTCAGAGAGTGAGAACACTAGAACTGATTCAGTGTTGGCCTTTCCTGGTAACTGCAAGGACGAAGAAGAAATGGATGCTAACAGAAGTTTATTCTCAAAAG GTGGCAATGAAATTGCTACTTCTGCTTCAGTCCTGGATTCAGGTATTTCTAAA ATCTCCCTAAGTAATTCCAACAGCCAGATTTGTAAAAG GCCTTGTATACTCATCTTAGATTCTTTGAAAGCTGGTTCTGTGCAGAAAACAGTTCAGGTTTTAAGAGA
- the SENP7 gene encoding sentrin-specific protease 7 isoform X5, whose amino-acid sequence MPSVTPFCFIVEKIMEGRTSSSCHWKLSANNREPSTKRKRQKDRGRHSSNNEESIGQPKVILTNVLRTKIGRKYTQAQLKTGADLSDAGKLQSDQPPSSSAANLKIWQILNPTLQSLFLSKRQPKVILTNVLRTKTGRKYIDSHVIIDADLSDADKLQARQLPSSSVASLQTCQILSSPHDSSLLSERSEHCLRKTNGDLCKLTKASKEPEKTNVFNFRRWELQKKENKNYDELGKRSRNVNSTTPSQKELGSFDSEKRKRRSSGHISDDCNVHIPEKSLLLSKEQKLSSTRSPGCRTWCEDGQSCTSNTILMPDCIPQPLERDSKGISTCNHLRLGHSCTEELGSESPPRNLSEKQFSATREDVISPRVSTIRKLKMDTSQYLSKLRNRICRGNPQLVSVDPIVLSSDDEEGPSEPTCTVLLQDKVSDNEETDQQPEFGFSAKQLEDKMESHTELFLTESIEDKCPISLSSGSTPRKKMNLALDVEFDSLYIGKFKWLSTGPARFTTKDITIPFQVALNKNIKLTVDTLDLRRFGLWRSGGGCSTTTIIFLWFSVDYVEKIETQLGKLVISEPSKCSEFVFLELSQPFAEWEEDRLTELITDVSKKNRAPDLPDFLSLKQALPLFKDLSPEESSFLSSNKDLLKQCMPKKNTSDAYQPAVQESKRKVVRPSYALANTQNSGCYSISLSSALNEEWEEVRETGAVKNLIVYPPPPAKGGLGVTREDLECLEYGEFLNDVIIDFYLKYLLLEKAPKHLADRTHIFSSFFYKCLTRTEKNSEGDLNVSVAQRRHRRVRTWTRHINIFSKDYIFVPVNEESHWYIAVICFPWLEEAVYEECPQQNPLYHQRQQSSLRSESENTRTDSVLAFPGNCKDEEEMDANRSLFSKGGNEIATSASVLDSGISKISLSNSNSQICKRPCILILDSLKAGSVQKTVQVLREYLEVEWEAKRKTHRVFNKSTMIDLCPRVPKQDNTSDCGVYLLQYVESFFENPIVNFEEPLQLEKWFPRQLIRSKREEIRDLILQLHFQQHSGSSS is encoded by the exons ATGCCTTCTGTGACTCCTTTTTGCTTTATTG tagaaaaaatcATGGAAGGAAGAACATCATCTTCATGTCAT tggaaattaAGTGCTAACAACAGAGAACCTTCCACAAAACgaaaaaggcaaaaggaccGTGGCAGACACAGCTCTAATAATGAAGAATCAATTGG GCAACCCAAAGTTATCTTGACGAATGTCCTGAGGAcgaaaataggaagaaaatacacACAGGCGCAACTTAAAACTGGTGCTGATTTGTCTGACGCTGGCAAGCTGCAGTCAGATCAACCACCCTCATCATCTGCTGCCAACCTAAAGATATGGCAAATTTTAAATCCTACTCTCCAAAGCCTTTTTCTGTCTAAAAG GCAACCCAAAGTTATTTTGACAAATGTCCTGAGGACGAAAACGGGAAGAAAATACATAGACAGCCATGTAATAATTGATGCAGATTTATCTGATGCTGACAAATTACAAGCAAGACAACTACCCTCGTCATCTGTTGCCAGCCTACAGACATGTCAGATATTAAGTTCTCCTCATGACAGTTCTCTTCTGTCTGAAAG GTCTGAGCATTGCCTGAGAAAGACAAATGGTGATCTGTGTAAATTGACCAAGGCTTCTAAGGAACCAGAAAAAACCAATGTCTTCAATTTTAGAAgatgggagctgcagaagaaag AAAACAAGAACTATGATGAACTGGGAAAGAGGAGCAGAAACGTCAACAGCACCACTCCTAGTCAGAAGGAATTGGGCTCTTTTGAttctgagaaaaggaaaagaagatctAGTGGCCATATTTCTGATGATTGTAATGTACACATTCCAGAAAAATCACTTCTATTGTCT AAAGAGCAAAAATTGAGCTCAACTCGGTCTCCTGGCTGCAGAACATGGTGTGAGGATGGACAAAGTTGCACATCTAACACAATTCTGATGCCAGATTGTATTCCACAGCCATTAGAGAGAGACTCTAAAGGCATTTCCACGTGCAACCACTTAAGGCTTGGTCACAGCTGCACAGAGGAACTTGGCTCAGAGTCTCCTCCCAGAAATTTGTCCGAGAAGCAGTTTTCTGCCACCAGAGAGGATGTGATTTCACCACGAGTTAGTACCATCAGGAAACTCAAGATGGACACATCACAGTACCTGAGCAAGCTGCGGAACAGAATCTGCAGGGGTAATCCGCAACTTGTTTCAGTTGATCCAA ttgtTCTTTCCAGTGATGATGAAGAGGGACCTTCTGAGCCAACAtgcacagtgctgctgcaggataAAGTCTCTGACAATGAAGAAACAGACCAACAGCCTGAGTTTGGTTTCTCAGCAAAGCAATTGGAAGACAAGATGGAAAGTCACACAGAGCTG tttttAACAGAGTCAATTGAAGATAAATGTCCTATCAGCTTATCTTCTGGAAGCACACCTAGAAAAAAGATGAACCTAGCATTGGATGTTGAATTTGATAGTCTATACATTGGGAAATTTAAATGGTTATCAACAGGTCCTGCTAGG TTTACAACCAAGGATATTACAATCCCATTTCAGG TAGCTCTTAATAAGAATATTAAGCTGACAGTGGATACTCTGGATCTGAGGAGGTTTGGCTTATGGAGAAGCGGTGGTGGCTGTTCAACAACAACAATCATTTTCCTCTGGTTTTCTGTGGATTATGTAGAAAAGATTGAAACCCAATTAGGAAAGTTAGTTATCAGCGAACCAT ccAAATGTAGTGAATTTGTATTTCTTGAACTGTCCCAACCATTCGCAGAATGGGAAGAAGACAGACTGACTGAACTGATTACAGATGTGAGCAAGAAGAACAGAGCACCAGATCTCCCTGactttttgtctttgaaacaaGCATTACCCTTGTTTAAGGATCTTTCTCCTGAAGAGAGCTCTTTTTTGAGTTCCAATAAGGATCTACTAAAGCAATGTATGCCAAAAAAGAATACCTCAGATGCCTATCAGCCTGCAGTTCAG GAATCAAAACGAAAAGTGGTGAGGCCCAGTTATGCCCTTGCAAATACACAGAATAGTGGTTGCTATTCTATCTCTCTGTCCTCTGCGCTGAATGAAGAATGGGAAGAAGTAAGAGAAACTGGAGCAGTTAAGAA TTTAATTGTTTATCCACCCCCACCTGCAAAAGGAGGACTGGGAGTCACAAGAGAAGACCTAGAGTGCTTAGAATATGGAGAGTTTCTCAATGATGTCATCATTGATTTCTATCTTAA ATACCTCTTGTTGGAGAAGGCGCCAAAACATCTCGCTGATCGTACACACATTTTTAGTAGTTTCTTCTATAAGTGCCTGACCAGGACAGAAAAAAACTCTGAGGGGGATCTCAATGTTTC AGTGGCACAGAGAAGACATAGAAGAGTAAGAACATGGACTCGTCATATAAACATCTTCAGTAAAGATTATATCTTTGTTCCTGTGAATGAGGA GTCTCATTGGtacattgcagttatctgttTTCCTTGGTTAGAAGAAGCTGTGTATGAGGAGTGTCCCCAGCAGAATCCATTATATCACCAGCGTCAACAATCTTCACTTCGGTCAGAGAGTGAGAACACTAGAACTGATTCAGTGTTGGCCTTTCCTGGTAACTGCAAGGACGAAGAAGAAATGGATGCTAACAGAAGTTTATTCTCAAAAG GTGGCAATGAAATTGCTACTTCTGCTTCAGTCCTGGATTCAGGTATTTCTAAA ATCTCCCTAAGTAATTCCAACAGCCAGATTTGTAAAAG GCCTTGTATACTCATCTTAGATTCTTTGAAAGCTGGTTCTGTGCAGAAAACAGTTCAGGTTTTAAGAGA